In Argiope bruennichi chromosome 4, qqArgBrue1.1, whole genome shotgun sequence, a single window of DNA contains:
- the LOC129966351 gene encoding uncharacterized protein K02A2.6-like, whose product MNVNEFKKLCPDVAIKPTKLLLRNFDNSMITAAGQAVVQIQYKDQINTETIYLVHAKVNAVFGREWLRNFQLDWSSIKAVRIGNCNSRTNKLNILLQKYENIFSPGIGKLEKFCCRLQKKPNYKPVFFKPRPVPFALKERIETELKRLVAEDIIEPVTYSEWATPIVPVIKQNGNLRICGDYKVTINPGLKIEQYPLPRIEDIFAELAGGEFFTKIDLSEAYLQMLVDERDRHLLTINTHKGLFRYKRMNYGIALAPAVWQRAIEQVLSGIAGVHVFLDDITVTGRNDQEHFERLELVLQRLEEYGLRVNKRKSEFFKKSVNYCGHTIDKFGLHKTQEKIDAITKVPVPKTVSDLKSFLGLVNYYGKFIPNLSTRVAPFNNLLQKGTKFLWTAECEKAFKALKQEIASDRILCHYDPKLPLVLQTDASPVGIGAVLSHIMPDGSEKPAMFASRSLTKTERNYSQIDKEALSIVWGVKRFYQYLFGRHFDLVTDHKPLVSIFAPNRSLPCLSATRMVHYAFFLQAFSYTIKYRNTKNHGNADALSRLPLTVDKDCEYLTEADVTNISQVELMPVTATNIARATKTDRKLFELYESLKSGTELPVPWKGRESEFSLQNGCIMYGHRVCIPEKYQNQVLEELHVGHPGIVKMKALARSYCYWQGIDASIANFVQNCSACIATRNEPARINRHPWEWPNGPWQRIHVDYSGPFMGKMFFVVSDAYSKWIEVIPMKNITASFTIHHLRILFAHYGIPLTLVSDNGASFTSYEFRHFLKLNNIKHITSAPYHPASNRQAERIVQLFKASLKSSRGDSGDLNVKLQRFLLQYRITPHSLTGETPSALFLKRCIRTRLDLFKPNLRDKVVQKQSSRLNTESILREFQEGEKVAVRNYSGPNKWKIGTIINRDGTLSYSIQVGNEIWKRHVDQIRKCGKSIELSQADTEIPIYDKELNFSDEPVSDDVAESEPPAPVPEVVPEPKDVPVSATPSDDMPPSPVPDASGKPKTDVPLRRSNRIRRPPERLVL is encoded by the coding sequence ATGAAtgtgaatgaatttaagaaactttGTCCGGATGTAGCCATTAAGCCTACCAAATTATTGCTTAGGAATTTCGATAATTCTATGATAACAGCAGCTGGCCAAGCAGTGGTGCAAATTCAATACAAAGATCAAATTAATACAGAAACTATTTATTTGGTACATGCAAAAGTAAACGCAGTTTTTGGTCGTGAATGGTTGAGAAATTTCCAATTAGACTGGAGCTCAATTAAAGCGGTTCGGATTGGAAATTGTAATTCTCgaaccaataaattaaatatcttgcttCAAAAGTATGAGAACATTTTTTCTCCGGGTATCGGGAAACTGGAAAAGTTTTGTTGCCGTCTTCAAAAGAAACCTAATTACAAACCGGTATTTTTTAAACCTCGACCAGTAccatttgctttaaaagaaagaatagaaactGAACTTAAGAGGTTAGTTGCAGAAGACATCATTGAGCCGGTGACATATAGTGAGTGGGCTACACCAATTGTTCCTGTTATCAAGCAGAATGGGAACCTACGAATCTGTGGTGATTATAAGGTGACTATCAACCCGGGACTAAAAATTGAGCAATATCCGTTACCCCGTATAGAGGACATTTTTGCTGAACTGGCAGGAGGGGAGTTCTTTACTAAAATCGACTTATCTGAGGCATACCTTCAAATGTTAGTTGATGAGCGGGACCGACATCTATTGACGATCAATACTCACAAGGGTTTGTTCCGTTACAAGAGAATGAATTATGGTATAGCCTTAGCTCCGGCAGTGTGGCAGAGAGCCATTGAACAAGTTTTATCAGGCATCGCGGGGGTACACGTATTTTTAGACGATATTACCGTAACGGGGAGAAATGATCAAGAGCATTTTGAAAGGTTAGAATTAGTATTACAGAGACTAGAAGAATATGGTCTCAGAGTAAATAAGcggaaaagtgaattttttaagaaatctgtgAATTATTGTGGTCATACAATTGATAAATTCGGCCTCCacaaaacacaagaaaaaatcGATGCAATTACGAAGGTACCAGTTCCAAAAACTGTATCTGATTTGAAGAGTTTTTTGGGTTTAGTCAATTACTACGGAAAATTTATTCCCAACTTATCTACTCGTGTCGCTCCTTTCAATAATTTACTGCAGAAAGGTACTAAATTTTTGTGGACTGCAGAATGTGAAAAAGCTTTCAAGgcattgaaacaagaaattgcTTCAGATCGAATTTTATGCCATTATGATCCTAAGTTACCTCTTGTATTACAAACGGATGCATCACCAGTTGGAATAGGAGCAGTTTTAAGTCACATTATGCCAGATGGTTCAGAAAAACCAGCAATGTTTGCATCAAGGTCATTGACTAAAACGGAACGTAATTATTCGCAGATAGACAAGGAAGCATTGAGTATCGTATGGGGAGTAAAgagattttatcaatatttatttggtCGACATTTTGATCTCGTAACCGATCATAAACCCCTAGTATCAATTTTCGCACCTAATCGTAGTTTACCATGTCTATCAGCAACACGAATGGTTCATTATGCATTTTTTCTCCAAGCATTCAGTTATACAATCAAGTATCGAAACACAAAGAATCATGGCAATGCCGATGCACTTTCACGGTTACCACTAACAGTTGACAAGGACTGTGAGTACTTGACTGAAGCAGACGTGACAAATATTTCGCAAGTTGAATTAATGCCTGTTACAGCAACCAACATAGCTAGAGCTACTAAAACTGATAGGAAATTGTTCGAactatatgaaagtttaaaatctgGAACTGAATTACCTGTGCCTTGGAAAGGTAGAGAATctgaattttcattgcaaaatggtTGCATAATGTATGGTCATAGAGTATGCATTCCTGAAAAGTACCAGAATCAAGTTTTGGAAGAACTTCATGTTGGACATCCTGGAATTGTCAAAATGAAGGCCTTAGCTAGAAGCTACTGCTATTGGCAAGGTATTGATGCCAGTATAGCCAATTTTGTTCAGAACTGTTCAGCTTGTATCGCAACGAGGAACGAACCAGCAAGGATAAATCGACATCCGTGGGAATGGCCAAATGGACCTTGGCAAAGGATACACGTTGACTACTCTGGTCCTTTTATGGGCAAAATGTTTTTTGTAGTCTCTGATGCATATTCGAAGTGGATAGAAGTCATTCcgatgaaaaatattacagctaGTTTTACAATTCATCATCTTCGTATTCTTTTTGCTCATTATGGAATTCCCTTAACTTTGGTTAGTGATAACGGCGCAAGTTTTACTAGTTacgaatttcgacattttttgaaactgaataatattaaacatataacttcAGCACCTTACCATCCTGCTTCGAACAGACAGGCAGAAAGAATAGTGCAGTTGTTCAAAGCTTCGTTGAAATCCAGTAGAGGTGATTCTGGAGATCTAAAtgtgaaattacaaagatttttattacagtatagaATAACTCCACATTCACTCACGGGAGAAACTCCGAGTGCCTTGTTTTTGAAGAGATGTATTCGCACTAGGCTTGatctttttaaaccaaatttgagaGACAAAGTTGTTCAGAAACAGAGTTCGAGACTTAACACAGAATCTATCTTGCGTGAGTTTCAGGAAGGGGAGAAAGTAGCCGTAAGAAATTATTCCGGACCTAACAAATGGAAAATTGGAACAATTATAAACCGAGATGGAACTTTGAGTTATAGCATACAAGTTGGGAATGAAATTTGGAAGAGACACGTAGATCAAATAAGGAAATGTGGGAAGTCGATTGAATTATCCCAAGCTGATACTGAAATTCCAATTTAcgataaagaattgaatttttcagaTGAGCCAGTATCCGATGATGTTGCTGAATCGGAACCGCCTGCACCTGTACCTGAAGTTGTCCCTGAACCTAAGGATGTACCTGTATCTGCCACTCCAAGTGATGATATGCCACCTAGCCCTGTACCAGACGCTTCCGGAAAGCCGAAAACTGATGTACCACTCCGACGCTCAAACCGAATCAGGAGACCTCCAGAGAGACTGGTCCTGTGA